One Falsihalocynthiibacter arcticus DNA segment encodes these proteins:
- a CDS encoding APC family permease → MTHSHGDDDFKKGSISLGGAVGMGTGVMLGAGIFALTGQIAQLAGPYFALSFVLGAIVTSFSAYSYIKMSNAWPSSGGIAMILQKAYVPGAIAAAAALLMALSMVISESLVVRTFATYVLRPFDIAGGPLVPILAVGVILFAFLVNISGNRTVGLLSIVMAVIKIGGIALFGIVALWSGGFSLPETSSSAGGFSATGFVASVALSILAFKGFTTITNSGSEITNPHRNVGRTIMISIAICVVIYLLVAFAVGSNLTIEQIVAAKDYSLAEAASPALGQLGFYFTVVLAAVATASGVMASVFAVSRMLAMLTDMKMIPHSHFGMSGSIQSHTLVYTVVLASTLAVFFDLGRIASLGAFFYLVMDMLVHWGVFRSVRKEIGASAVILLCALSFDAIVLVAFTMMKLASDPLIVLFAAIGIATVFVFERIYLSRWTAPQAEGGH, encoded by the coding sequence ATGACACATTCACACGGCGATGACGATTTCAAAAAGGGCTCCATCAGCTTGGGTGGGGCGGTTGGCATGGGGACGGGCGTTATGCTCGGTGCAGGCATTTTTGCGCTGACTGGCCAAATCGCCCAGCTGGCGGGGCCGTATTTTGCCCTGTCTTTCGTGCTCGGTGCAATCGTTACGTCCTTCAGCGCTTACAGTTACATCAAAATGTCCAACGCTTGGCCGTCCTCTGGAGGGATAGCAATGATCTTGCAAAAGGCCTATGTTCCCGGTGCCATTGCCGCTGCTGCCGCGCTTTTGATGGCCCTATCGATGGTGATCTCCGAAAGCCTTGTGGTACGGACATTCGCCACATATGTCTTGCGGCCCTTCGACATCGCAGGCGGCCCGCTGGTGCCGATATTGGCGGTCGGGGTGATCCTGTTCGCATTTCTTGTTAACATTTCGGGTAACCGGACGGTCGGCCTCCTTTCGATAGTTATGGCGGTCATTAAAATCGGCGGGATTGCGCTGTTTGGAATAGTTGCCTTGTGGTCTGGTGGCTTCAGTCTTCCAGAGACGAGCAGCAGTGCAGGAGGGTTTAGTGCCACCGGATTCGTCGCCTCCGTAGCGCTGTCGATCCTCGCATTTAAGGGGTTTACCACGATCACCAATAGCGGTTCAGAAATCACCAACCCCCATCGCAATGTGGGGCGCACTATCATGATCTCGATTGCAATCTGTGTTGTGATCTACCTTTTGGTGGCCTTTGCCGTTGGGTCAAACCTTACCATTGAACAGATCGTCGCAGCAAAAGACTATTCGCTGGCAGAGGCGGCCTCGCCTGCATTGGGGCAATTGGGGTTCTATTTCACGGTTGTTTTGGCGGCGGTGGCCACAGCATCTGGCGTAATGGCGAGCGTTTTTGCGGTCTCGCGGATGTTGGCAATGCTGACGGACATGAAGATGATACCACATAGCCACTTCGGAATGTCCGGCTCTATCCAAAGCCATACGTTGGTCTACACTGTGGTCCTCGCTTCTACGCTGGCGGTGTTTTTTGATCTGGGCCGGATTGCTTCACTTGGAGCATTTTTCTACCTCGTCATGGACATGTTGGTGCATTGGGGTGTGTTCCGAAGCGTGCGAAAAGAAATTGGTGCGAGCGCGGTAATCTTGTTATGTGCGCTGTCGTTTGACGCCATTGTTCTCGTCGCGTTCACAATGATGAAGTTGGCGTCGGATCCATTGATCGTGCTTTTTGCCGCTATCGGGATTGCTACAGTCTTTGTCTTTGAGCGCATCTATCTGTCACGTTGGACCGCTCCACAGGCCGAAGGTGGACACTAG
- a CDS encoding ABC transporter permease — MNPTIVDKPLFSRGLARLRPNVWSLGAVLIAALVLAPIVSVIWIAFHPVENIWPHLLATTLPRYFANTLILMLSVGTLSAGVGMGAAWLTTMYIFPGVRWFQWLLLLPLAIPAYLGAYGLVDFLEYAGPVQTGLRNIMGYSNRLDYWFPEIRSMYMAVIVLTAALCPYVFLLSRAALREQSGGSYEVARALGAGPFKRFWRVGVPLARPAIAAGVAIVMMETASDFGTVEFFAVQTLTTGIFNTWLESNNAGGAAQIAGVVLLLVLVLVALERVGRKNSRYHNTARQSRAIIAIPLTGVRAWIASFLCFIPFAVGFLLPASVLTYHALTNLEAWQNRGLIEALGNTLLVGISAAFLTVSAALFLVYGVRLTGQKLPRLLLPVTTLGYAAPGAVLAVGVLIPMAAMDHVIADWAEAVFDRNIGLLMTGTGFAIIFAYCVRFFAIAQGAIDAAIGRVAPSLPLAARSLGKTAGGTLRHVYFPLIRGSVGTALLLVFVDCVKELPATLLLRPFNFNTLATRVYDQASLENLSDAAPAAILVILVGLTAVLLLARTHRQSH, encoded by the coding sequence ATGAACCCCACCATAGTTGACAAACCCCTATTCTCGCGTGGTTTAGCACGGTTGCGACCAAATGTTTGGTCGCTGGGGGCCGTGCTCATTGCGGCCCTTGTGTTGGCCCCGATTGTGTCTGTTATCTGGATAGCCTTTCATCCGGTTGAAAATATTTGGCCCCATCTTTTGGCCACCACGTTGCCGCGCTATTTTGCCAATACCCTGATTTTGATGTTGTCCGTGGGCACGCTAAGTGCGGGAGTTGGTATGGGGGCGGCATGGCTTACCACCATGTATATTTTTCCAGGGGTGCGATGGTTTCAATGGCTCCTGCTGCTGCCCTTGGCGATCCCTGCTTACTTGGGCGCTTATGGTTTGGTTGATTTCTTAGAGTATGCGGGCCCCGTGCAAACGGGATTGCGCAATATCATGGGCTATAGCAATCGTCTGGATTACTGGTTCCCAGAAATTCGGTCTATGTATATGGCCGTCATTGTCCTTACGGCGGCGCTGTGCCCCTATGTTTTCCTCCTGTCACGGGCTGCATTGCGCGAACAATCTGGCGGCAGTTACGAGGTGGCGCGGGCATTGGGGGCAGGGCCGTTTAAACGGTTTTGGCGCGTTGGTGTTCCGTTGGCGCGTCCTGCAATTGCGGCAGGTGTGGCTATTGTGATGATGGAAACCGCTAGCGATTTTGGCACGGTCGAGTTTTTTGCCGTCCAAACCCTGACGACCGGAATTTTCAATACGTGGCTTGAGAGCAATAACGCTGGTGGCGCAGCCCAGATCGCGGGCGTTGTGCTGTTACTTGTTCTCGTATTGGTTGCGCTTGAACGGGTGGGGCGCAAGAATAGTCGGTACCACAATACCGCCCGCCAATCCCGCGCAATTATTGCCATTCCGCTGACGGGCGTGCGGGCATGGATCGCCAGTTTCCTGTGTTTCATTCCCTTCGCCGTTGGGTTTCTTTTGCCCGCTAGTGTGCTCACCTATCATGCGCTCACAAATCTTGAGGCGTGGCAGAACCGCGGCTTGATCGAAGCTCTGGGGAATACATTGCTCGTGGGGATTTCCGCAGCCTTTCTCACCGTTTCCGCAGCGCTATTCCTCGTTTATGGCGTGCGGTTGACAGGGCAAAAACTCCCCCGCTTGCTCCTGCCCGTCACCACCTTGGGATATGCCGCACCAGGAGCTGTTTTGGCCGTCGGCGTGCTAATCCCGATGGCGGCGATGGACCACGTCATTGCCGATTGGGCTGAGGCCGTTTTCGACCGGAATATCGGTCTGTTGATGACAGGTACAGGATTTGCGATCATTTTCGCCTATTGTGTCCGGTTTTTCGCAATTGCACAGGGAGCCATAGACGCCGCTATCGGCCGTGTCGCCCCCAGTTTGCCCCTTGCGGCCCGCTCTCTCGGCAAAACCGCAGGCGGTACCCTACGGCACGTCTATTTCCCCCTTATTCGCGGTTCTGTCGGAACAGCCCTCCTGTTGGTTTTCGTCGATTGCGTCAAAGAACTCCCCGCGACGCTCCTCTTGCGTCCCTTTAATTTCAACACCCTAGCAACTCGCGTTTACGATCAAGCAAGCCTTGAGAATCTGTCTGACGCAGCCCCCGCCGCAATTCTGGTCATCCTCGTCGGATTGACCGCCGTCCTCCTCCTTGCGCGCACACACAGACAGAGCCATTGA
- a CDS encoding acyltransferase family protein, which translates to MSTASYDYARFIAAVGIVVFHAGSFGATIGYAALPFFLMLIIYNGWKSAASADFLRYINGRAERLLKPWLAWSAVYGVLKLVEVAVADTTLSDEFAPYMLLTGPAIHLWFLPFAFAICLLLWPLTRMGAMPVGVVAFCVALVLQGYIQEQNLPIPLAQWAHVAPAVCLGFSLAAISRRVAIVCAFTGLSFVFGWTAGLLQTTLAALSIIACGWIIVPRTPISKKLAAASMGIYLVHPLVFSVFQRTVPLEKNSLASAILVATVSLCIALTLIHMKMLLSPKATSPN; encoded by the coding sequence GTGTCCACAGCCAGTTATGATTATGCGCGGTTTATCGCAGCCGTTGGAATTGTGGTATTCCACGCAGGCTCATTCGGGGCTACGATCGGCTACGCGGCCTTACCATTTTTCCTTATGCTGATTATATATAATGGCTGGAAATCGGCGGCGAGTGCCGATTTTCTCAGATACATTAATGGCCGCGCGGAGCGATTACTCAAACCTTGGCTTGCTTGGTCTGCTGTGTATGGGGTCTTAAAGCTGGTTGAGGTCGCGGTCGCTGACACAACTCTGTCAGATGAGTTCGCCCCATATATGCTGCTCACAGGTCCAGCCATTCATCTCTGGTTTCTCCCCTTCGCTTTTGCAATCTGCTTACTTCTCTGGCCTCTGACCCGCATGGGAGCGATGCCGGTAGGCGTGGTCGCGTTTTGTGTTGCTTTGGTATTGCAAGGCTATATTCAGGAGCAAAACCTGCCCATTCCGCTCGCACAATGGGCGCATGTGGCTCCAGCGGTCTGCCTAGGCTTTAGCTTGGCTGCCATCTCTCGCAGGGTCGCGATCGTCTGTGCATTCACGGGCCTTTCCTTCGTTTTCGGATGGACGGCAGGTCTGCTGCAAACCACGCTAGCAGCATTGTCTATTATAGCCTGTGGTTGGATAATCGTTCCCCGAACGCCCATTTCCAAGAAACTAGCCGCTGCGTCGATGGGCATTTATCTGGTCCACCCTCTGGTTTTTTCAGTTTTCCAACGAACCGTGCCGCTTGAAAAAAATAGCTTGGCCTCTGCTATTTTGGTAGCAACGGTATCTTTGTGCATCGCTCTGACGTTGATCCATATGAAAATGTTGCTTTCGCCAAAGGCCACTTCACCCAACTAG
- a CDS encoding tyrosine-type recombinase/integrase, with translation MALTDVKIKNLKPRAKSYKVSDFDGLFVAVQPSGSRLFRFKYRLDGKEGLLSFGKYPDVSLLQARQKRDDARKLVAAGINPSLARQEGNALRQQENANTFEKIAALYLAKITIEGRAPATLKKVSSFIAIANKDFGRLPINDISSAIVLKTLKKSEAKELYETAHRIRSTVGAVFRYAIANGLTENDPTFALRDALIRQKTKSRAAITDKDALGGLLRAISGYNGQNTTRLGLELLAIVTTRPGELRLAEWAEFDFEANVWKIPAERMKMRIEHAVPLPRQAIKLLLELKEETGHGRLLFPSTRSFHRPISENTLNAALRRMDYTGEEMTSHGFRATFSTLANESGLWHPDAIERALAHVERNEVRRAYARGAFWEERVKMSEWWAEFLDDLRAG, from the coding sequence ATGGCGCTTACAGATGTAAAGATAAAGAATCTAAAGCCTAGAGCGAAATCTTATAAAGTAAGCGACTTTGATGGTTTGTTTGTTGCTGTTCAGCCAAGTGGGTCGAGGCTCTTTCGATTTAAGTATCGGTTGGATGGGAAAGAGGGTTTGCTTTCATTCGGTAAATATCCCGATGTTTCGTTGTTGCAAGCAAGGCAAAAGAGAGACGATGCACGAAAACTCGTTGCTGCTGGAATTAATCCAAGCTTGGCAAGACAAGAAGGCAATGCGCTTCGACAGCAGGAAAACGCAAATACCTTTGAAAAGATTGCTGCGCTCTATTTGGCCAAGATCACGATAGAAGGCCGAGCGCCTGCAACTTTGAAAAAAGTATCGTCTTTTATCGCCATCGCGAACAAGGATTTCGGGCGCTTGCCAATCAATGATATTTCGTCTGCAATCGTTCTAAAGACCTTGAAAAAGAGTGAAGCCAAAGAACTCTACGAAACCGCGCATCGCATTCGGTCCACTGTAGGTGCGGTGTTTCGCTACGCAATCGCAAACGGGTTGACTGAAAACGATCCAACGTTTGCATTGCGCGATGCGCTTATTCGGCAAAAGACAAAATCACGCGCTGCAATAACAGACAAAGATGCACTTGGCGGATTGCTGCGAGCAATCTCAGGTTATAATGGGCAAAACACCACACGTTTAGGGTTGGAATTGCTGGCAATCGTCACAACGCGCCCCGGAGAATTACGCTTAGCTGAATGGGCAGAATTCGATTTTGAAGCGAATGTCTGGAAAATTCCAGCCGAGCGAATGAAAATGCGCATTGAACATGCCGTGCCGTTGCCAAGACAGGCGATTAAATTATTGTTGGAATTGAAAGAAGAGACAGGTCATGGGCGGTTGCTTTTCCCATCTACCCGTTCATTTCATCGCCCCATCAGTGAAAACACCTTGAACGCCGCATTGCGCCGAATGGACTATACTGGCGAAGAAATGACTTCGCATGGATTTAGGGCAACATTTTCGACTTTAGCCAATGAAAGCGGCCTTTGGCACCCCGACGCAATTGAACGTGCTTTGGCACATGTCGAACGAAACGAGGTGCGTCGTGCTTATGCACGTGGGGCGTTTTGGGAGGAGCGTGTGAAGATGTCAGAATGGTGGGCGGAGTTTTTGGACGACTTGCGAGCAGGATAG